The following coding sequences lie in one Spirosoma sp. KUDC1026 genomic window:
- a CDS encoding ATP-binding cassette domain-containing protein: MLAHTVNCFPLLTVTNFTKSYEGRPVLTIPALEFTPGLHYFQGSNGSGKTTFFRTIAGLLPFSGTVTLGEQYDINRDPVAYRLRVNYAEAEPLYPAFLTPRDLAGFVGQTKRAPADQINTLAKLLGVDAFWTQPTGTFSSGMLKKLSLLLAFLGSPRLILLDEPLTTLDVATAARLFGYIRLLHSEQNVSFWLTSHQDIGLTGLPISCVWQVGNGGITTVS, encoded by the coding sequence TTGCTGGCTCATACCGTCAACTGCTTCCCCTTGCTCACCGTCACCAATTTCACGAAGTCATACGAAGGGCGCCCCGTCCTGACCATTCCGGCGCTTGAGTTTACGCCTGGTCTGCATTATTTCCAGGGCAGCAACGGTTCCGGCAAGACGACGTTCTTCCGAACCATAGCGGGCCTGCTTCCCTTCTCGGGAACCGTTACGCTGGGTGAGCAGTATGACATTAACCGCGACCCGGTTGCCTATCGCCTGCGTGTCAACTACGCCGAGGCCGAACCCCTCTACCCTGCTTTTCTGACACCCCGCGACCTGGCGGGTTTTGTGGGTCAGACCAAACGGGCACCAGCCGATCAGATTAATACCCTAGCTAAACTGTTGGGCGTCGACGCCTTCTGGACACAGCCAACGGGTACGTTTTCCAGTGGTATGCTCAAGAAGCTGTCCCTTTTGCTGGCGTTTCTGGGCTCTCCCCGCCTTATCCTCCTCGATGAACCCCTGACGACCCTGGACGTAGCAACCGCGGCCAGGTTGTTTGGCTACATCCGGCTGCTTCATAGCGAGCAGAACGTATCATTCTGGCTCACCTCACACCAGGATATTGGCCTGACGGGTCTTCCCATTTCGTGCGTCTGGCAAGTTGGTAACGGTGGTATCACAACGGTGAGTTAG
- the menB gene encoding 1,4-dihydroxy-2-naphthoyl-CoA synthase, protein MTTNFPWETIKEYKEIIFSYYEGIAKISINRPHKRNAFTPLTVKEMSEAMELARQDERVGVVILTGEGGDAFCSGGDQSVRGHGGYVGEDQVPRLNVLDLQMQIRRIPKPVVAMVAGYAIGGGHVLHVICDLTIAADNARFGQTGPKVGSFDGGFGASYLARIVGQKKAREIWFLCEQYDAQEALDMGLVNKVVPLDQLEETTVAWCRKMLDKSPIALRMLKASFNAELDGQAGIQQLAGDATLLYYLSDEAKEGKDSFLEKRKPDFSKFPKFP, encoded by the coding sequence ATGACTACGAATTTCCCCTGGGAAACCATTAAAGAGTACAAGGAGATTATCTTCAGCTACTACGAAGGGATCGCTAAAATCAGCATCAACCGTCCGCACAAACGGAACGCCTTTACGCCCCTGACTGTCAAGGAAATGTCGGAAGCGATGGAGCTGGCCCGGCAGGACGAGCGCGTGGGCGTCGTCATCCTGACCGGCGAAGGCGGAGACGCTTTCTGCTCGGGTGGAGACCAGTCTGTTCGCGGACACGGCGGCTACGTGGGCGAGGATCAGGTGCCCCGTCTGAACGTACTGGACCTGCAGATGCAGATTCGCCGGATTCCCAAACCCGTTGTGGCGATGGTGGCTGGCTACGCAATTGGTGGTGGCCACGTGCTGCACGTAATTTGCGACCTGACGATTGCGGCCGATAACGCTCGTTTCGGGCAGACCGGTCCGAAAGTTGGTAGCTTCGACGGCGGTTTTGGCGCGTCCTACCTGGCGCGGATCGTGGGCCAGAAGAAAGCCCGCGAAATCTGGTTCCTCTGCGAACAGTACGATGCGCAGGAAGCGCTGGACATGGGTCTTGTGAATAAAGTCGTGCCGCTGGATCAACTGGAAGAAACGACCGTGGCCTGGTGCCGGAAGATGCTCGACAAAAGCCCGATTGCGCTCCGGATGCTTAAGGCGTCGTTTAATGCTGAACTCGACGGGCAGGCTGGAATTCAGCAGCTGGCCGGTGATGCTACCTTGCTCTACTACCTGTCTGACGAAGCCAAAGAAGGAAAAGATTCCTTCCTGGAAAAGCGAAAACCCGATTTCAGCAAGTTTCCGAAATTTCCGTGA
- a CDS encoding serine hydrolase domain-containing protein yields the protein MNRSALFFAFLLGTSIAVQAQPKAASQQQTYQPPVFVDSDRLQKIEALYPAVDKIFREYADKNHFPGLTYGLVIDGKLVHRGGLGYTDVAKKTLATPSSVFRIASMSKSVTVMAILKLRDEGKLRLDEPVTTYIPEMRQQTPLTADAPPMTVRNLMAHSAGFPEDNPWGDRQLADPDADFLAFLKQGVSLSNVPETTYEYSNLAFAILGQIIRKVSGQPYQQYITEQILKPLGMTHTEWEFTRVPANQLAHGYRWLDGKWVEEDLLHDGSYGAMGGLLTSIEDFSKYIAYHQAAWPARNDPDKGPLKRSSLREMHLPRTFSGFSPNFKFPGGRATPIVSHYGYGLGWVRDGEGREYVGHSGGLPGFGSQWRFMPEYGIAVVAFANLTYANIGNVNWAILDTLVHGAGLKPRQLPVSPILAQRKAELVKLLPDWTNAMQSGIFGENFFPDHSLENRRKATQVLFSKIGTVKRVGDLMPENQLRGWFPIEGERGTLRIFFTLTPENPALIQQLDVTEMTPKN from the coding sequence ATGAACCGGTCGGCACTTTTCTTCGCGTTTTTACTGGGAACGTCCATTGCAGTCCAGGCTCAGCCTAAAGCGGCATCGCAGCAGCAGACCTACCAACCCCCTGTTTTCGTTGACAGCGACCGCTTACAGAAAATCGAAGCGCTGTATCCGGCTGTCGACAAAATTTTCCGGGAGTATGCCGATAAAAACCATTTTCCGGGGCTGACGTATGGCCTTGTTATCGATGGTAAACTAGTCCACAGGGGCGGCCTGGGTTATACCGACGTAGCGAAGAAAACCCTGGCTACACCAAGCTCCGTTTTCCGGATTGCGTCCATGTCGAAGAGCGTAACCGTTATGGCCATTCTGAAACTGCGTGACGAAGGCAAACTCCGCCTTGATGAACCCGTAACCACCTACATCCCGGAAATGCGGCAGCAGACGCCCCTCACCGCCGATGCTCCCCCAATGACGGTTCGCAACCTGATGGCCCATTCAGCCGGCTTCCCCGAAGACAACCCCTGGGGCGACCGCCAGCTCGCTGACCCCGACGCTGATTTTCTGGCCTTCCTGAAGCAGGGCGTATCATTGTCAAACGTACCCGAAACCACCTACGAATACAGCAACCTGGCCTTCGCCATTCTGGGCCAGATCATCAGGAAAGTGTCGGGCCAGCCGTACCAGCAGTACATCACCGAGCAAATCCTGAAGCCCCTCGGCATGACGCACACGGAATGGGAATTTACCCGCGTTCCGGCCAATCAACTGGCGCACGGGTATCGCTGGCTGGACGGAAAATGGGTTGAGGAAGACCTGCTGCACGATGGCAGCTACGGAGCGATGGGTGGCCTGCTAACCTCGATCGAGGATTTCAGCAAGTACATTGCGTATCACCAGGCCGCCTGGCCCGCCCGCAACGACCCCGATAAGGGGCCGCTCAAACGCAGTTCCCTGCGGGAAATGCACCTGCCCCGTACATTCAGCGGCTTTAGTCCCAACTTCAAATTTCCAGGCGGTCGCGCTACACCCATCGTCAGTCATTACGGGTACGGGCTTGGCTGGGTGCGCGATGGCGAGGGTCGGGAGTACGTGGGGCACAGCGGAGGGCTGCCCGGCTTCGGCAGTCAGTGGCGTTTTATGCCCGAATACGGGATTGCGGTCGTTGCGTTCGCTAACCTGACTTACGCGAATATCGGCAACGTCAACTGGGCTATTCTGGATACGCTGGTCCACGGCGCCGGGCTGAAACCGCGTCAGTTACCAGTATCGCCCATACTGGCGCAGCGCAAGGCCGAACTGGTCAAGCTCCTCCCCGACTGGACCAACGCCATGCAAAGCGGCATCTTCGGCGAAAACTTTTTCCCCGACCATTCGCTCGAGAACCGGCGTAAAGCTACCCAGGTCCTGTTCAGCAAAATTGGCACTGTGAAGCGCGTGGGTGACCTAATGCCGGAAAATCAGCTACGGGGCTGGTTTCCCATTGAAGGCGAGCGCGGCACGCTACGTATCTTTTTCACCCTCACCCCCGAAAACCCCGCCCTGATTCAGCAGCTGGACGTAACAGAGATGACGCCGAAGAACTAA
- a CDS encoding S10 family peptidase — translation MKKIFLSLCILGYTATSLYAQGSRNATPPATPPREPVKNTAPTSPSRTLDADGKVETKGEVTIKGQKVPYKATAGTIPVWDEEGKPVAGVFYTYFERSDVNNRAARPLVISFNGGPGTASVWMMLGYTGPRILKVDDEGYPLQPYGLRDNPNSILDVADIVYVDPVNTGFSRPTNKDVPAAKLFFGVNADIKYLADWINTFVSRYNRWASPKYLIGESYGTARVSGLAQELQNTHWIYLNGVVLVSPTDLGLTREGPAGDALKLPYMTATAWYHKALPADLQSKDLTDVLPEVEAFTLDEYMPALARAGSLTDQKRKEIAAKVARYSGLSETAVMRQNLEIPANFFWKELLRDKGFTVGRLDSRYRGIDNMDAGTGPDYNAELTSWLHSFTPAINMFMREELNYKTDLNYYMFGPVRPWDSSNNHTGEQLRQAMLQNPYLHVLVQSGYYDGACDYFNAKYNLWQMDAGGKLKDRMSWEGYRSGHMMYLRKEDLATSNENLRKFIQKSTPKPNQPAKY, via the coding sequence ATGAAAAAAATCTTCCTTTCGTTGTGTATCCTTGGGTACACGGCTACCAGCCTGTATGCACAGGGCTCGCGGAATGCCACCCCACCGGCAACGCCCCCCAGAGAACCCGTAAAAAACACCGCTCCCACTTCGCCCAGCCGGACGCTGGACGCTGACGGCAAAGTGGAGACCAAAGGTGAGGTGACCATTAAAGGGCAGAAGGTGCCTTACAAAGCTACGGCCGGTACCATCCCCGTCTGGGATGAAGAAGGCAAGCCCGTTGCCGGCGTATTTTACACGTATTTCGAACGCTCGGACGTAAACAACCGGGCCGCCCGGCCGCTGGTCATTTCGTTCAACGGGGGCCCCGGCACGGCCTCCGTCTGGATGATGCTGGGGTACACGGGACCTCGTATCCTGAAAGTCGATGATGAAGGCTATCCGCTGCAACCCTATGGTCTGCGTGACAATCCGAACTCGATCCTGGACGTAGCCGATATTGTTTACGTCGACCCGGTCAATACCGGTTTTTCGCGCCCGACGAACAAGGACGTACCAGCGGCCAAATTGTTTTTCGGCGTCAATGCCGATATCAAATACCTGGCCGACTGGATCAATACGTTCGTGAGCCGCTACAACCGCTGGGCCTCTCCCAAATACCTGATCGGTGAGAGCTACGGTACGGCCCGCGTATCGGGCCTGGCACAGGAACTGCAAAACACGCACTGGATTTATTTGAACGGCGTAGTGCTGGTGTCCCCGACGGACCTGGGCCTGACGCGGGAAGGACCGGCTGGCGACGCCCTGAAACTGCCGTACATGACGGCTACGGCCTGGTATCACAAGGCGCTCCCCGCTGATCTGCAATCGAAAGACCTGACTGACGTACTGCCCGAAGTTGAAGCCTTCACGCTGGACGAATACATGCCAGCCCTGGCGCGGGCCGGATCACTGACCGACCAGAAACGCAAAGAAATTGCGGCCAAAGTGGCGCGCTACTCGGGCCTGTCGGAAACGGCCGTGATGCGGCAGAATCTGGAAATTCCGGCTAACTTCTTCTGGAAAGAGCTGCTGCGTGACAAAGGTTTTACCGTAGGTCGGCTCGATTCACGGTACCGGGGTATTGATAACATGGATGCGGGCACCGGGCCGGACTACAACGCCGAGCTGACCTCCTGGCTGCACTCCTTTACCCCCGCCATTAACATGTTCATGCGGGAAGAGCTGAACTACAAAACCGACTTAAACTACTACATGTTCGGTCCGGTACGTCCCTGGGACAGCTCAAATAACCACACGGGCGAGCAGCTCCGGCAGGCCATGTTGCAAAACCCGTACCTGCACGTGCTGGTGCAGTCCGGCTACTACGATGGTGCCTGCGATTATTTCAACGCTAAATACAACCTCTGGCAGATGGACGCGGGCGGCAAGCTGAAAGACCGCATGTCGTGGGAAGGCTACCGAAGCGGCCACATGATGTACCTCCGCAAAGAAGACCTGGCCACCAGCAACGAAAACCTGCGGAAATTCATCCAGAAATCAACCCCAAAACCAAACCAGCCCGCGAAGTATTAA
- a CDS encoding aminotransferase class V-fold PLP-dependent enzyme → MTTRRSFFRQAGTAAASALVLPGFLPETFALPRWTANAGQQSPEQWAQDEDFWSWVKTEYTVSPNLLNLNNGGVCPQPKVVQDAHIRFYQYANEAPSYYMWRILDQGREALRSKLADLAGCSAEELAINRNTTEGLNTVIFGLNLKAGDEVVLTKQDYPNMLNAWRQREKRDGIKLVFLDLNLPSEDDEYLVQKYVSAFTAKTKVVHVTHLVNWVGQVLPVRKIADAAHKRGIEVIADGAHSFGLFDFKIPDLGCDYFASSLHKWLSAPFGSGLLYVKQDKIKNVWALLSSTEPDGPDIRKFESLGTRSFASEMAIGTAVDFHNSIGSARKFARAHYLKNYWMERVRDVPGVKIHTSLKPEYAGAVGMFSIDGLTPGEIDGQLMNQYKIHTVGINWENFHGIRVTPHVYHSPKDLDRLVTAITKIAEKQTIASKQKKS, encoded by the coding sequence ATGACCACTCGCCGATCTTTCTTCCGACAGGCGGGTACGGCTGCGGCCAGTGCCCTTGTGTTACCCGGTTTCCTACCCGAAACATTTGCGCTACCCCGCTGGACCGCAAATGCTGGTCAACAGTCGCCCGAACAATGGGCTCAGGACGAAGATTTCTGGTCCTGGGTGAAAACCGAGTATACCGTATCGCCGAATCTGCTGAACCTGAACAACGGCGGGGTGTGTCCGCAACCCAAAGTGGTGCAGGACGCCCACATCCGATTCTATCAGTACGCCAACGAAGCACCATCCTATTATATGTGGCGGATTCTGGATCAGGGACGCGAAGCCTTGCGTAGCAAACTAGCCGATCTGGCGGGCTGCTCAGCCGAAGAACTGGCCATCAACCGAAACACCACCGAAGGCCTGAATACGGTCATTTTCGGACTGAACCTGAAAGCGGGCGACGAGGTCGTGTTGACCAAACAGGATTATCCGAACATGCTCAATGCCTGGCGGCAGCGCGAAAAACGCGATGGGATCAAGCTGGTATTTCTGGACTTGAATTTGCCCAGCGAAGACGACGAATACCTGGTTCAGAAATACGTGAGTGCCTTTACGGCCAAAACGAAAGTGGTGCACGTAACGCATCTGGTGAACTGGGTGGGTCAGGTACTGCCCGTTCGGAAGATCGCCGATGCTGCCCATAAACGGGGCATCGAAGTCATTGCCGACGGGGCCCACTCGTTTGGCCTGTTTGATTTCAAAATTCCCGATCTAGGTTGCGACTATTTTGCGTCCAGTCTGCACAAGTGGCTCAGTGCGCCCTTCGGGAGTGGGTTGTTGTACGTCAAACAGGACAAGATCAAAAACGTCTGGGCGCTGCTGTCGAGCACCGAACCCGACGGACCAGATATTCGGAAGTTCGAGAGCCTGGGAACGCGTTCGTTTGCGTCGGAAATGGCCATCGGAACCGCCGTTGATTTCCACAACAGCATTGGCTCCGCCCGGAAATTTGCCCGGGCGCATTACCTCAAAAACTACTGGATGGAGCGTGTTCGCGACGTGCCGGGCGTGAAAATCCATACATCCCTCAAACCCGAGTACGCCGGAGCCGTCGGCATGTTCTCTATCGATGGTCTGACACCAGGCGAGATTGACGGGCAGTTGATGAACCAGTACAAGATTCACACCGTCGGTATTAACTGGGAAAATTTCCACGGTATCCGCGTAACCCCCCATGTCTACCACTCACCCAAAGATCTGGATCGCCTGGTAACGGCTATCACGAAAATCGCTGAGAAGCAGACCATCGCCAGTAAGCAGAAAAAGAGTTGA
- a CDS encoding DUF2452 domain-containing protein, whose translation MEEAKVIVNPISPDKVAEAPGLLEYAHTAGGAVVRPEDKGKITGRAVAAMREQTDMQLSQLYKQMQLLAEQATAIRNRVEISERIYSAHMSFEPVVGHTYYFYQRKDGTDLLSMIAPNEWGRKFPFERCLATVRMMADHTWDVYYHETEFSMSE comes from the coding sequence AAGTAATAGTCAATCCGATTTCGCCGGATAAAGTGGCCGAGGCACCGGGTTTGCTCGAGTATGCCCACACGGCCGGGGGCGCTGTCGTGCGGCCGGAAGATAAAGGAAAAATTACGGGGCGGGCGGTAGCGGCCATGCGCGAGCAGACCGATATGCAGTTAAGCCAGCTTTATAAGCAGATGCAACTGCTGGCCGAACAAGCAACAGCTATCCGAAACCGGGTGGAGATTTCGGAGCGGATTTATTCGGCACACATGAGTTTTGAGCCGGTTGTCGGTCATACGTATTACTTTTACCAGCGAAAAGATGGTACCGACCTGCTGTCGATGATCGCACCGAACGAATGGGGCCGAAAATTTCCCTTCGAACGCTGCCTGGCTACCGTCCGCATGATGGCCGATCATACGTGGGATGTGTATTATCACGAAACAGAATTTTCAATGAGTGAATGA
- a CDS encoding Gfo/Idh/MocA family protein, translated as MNRFTDLFKSILDVSSTQSRKEFLKLTGRTIAVGTAGGFLTTYGRSQPPRGERSAVMPADTVPKIQPVSPPAQIPPKVTDPIVLEPIRGDADRQTPPLPSPQPPDTRVGYAVVGLGHLTLEEILPAFGQCQKSKLVALVSGSPQKMQKVAQQYGVKPQNCYSYETYDNLKNNPEVQVIYIVLPNAMHAEYTIRGAQAGKHILCEKPMATSSADCQAMIDACNKANRKLMVAYRIQYQPHNRYVREQVRQKVYGAPKFLELFNTQVEANPQHWRHIRALAGGGALPDIGLYCLNTARFILGEEPNEVFAYQYSTPGNPLFREVEEMVSWQMKFPSGIIANCGTHYFAHESRRYRVMSERGWHNIENAFAYNGQQLQVAYAEGQIEHRDEREIPEKDQFATEMDHFSDCVQQDKKPFTPGEEGLQDQKIMEAIYQSAQEKRPVSLPTVTKIDAFRGPEPQLT; from the coding sequence ATGAATCGTTTTACGGACTTATTCAAGAGTATCTTAGACGTATCGTCGACGCAGTCGCGGAAGGAGTTCCTGAAGCTAACGGGACGGACAATCGCCGTTGGTACGGCCGGTGGCTTTCTAACAACTTACGGCCGTAGTCAGCCACCCCGCGGAGAACGCTCGGCGGTAATGCCGGCCGATACCGTCCCCAAGATTCAGCCGGTTTCGCCACCCGCGCAGATTCCACCGAAGGTGACCGATCCAATCGTGCTCGAACCCATCCGGGGCGATGCGGACCGGCAAACACCGCCCCTCCCGTCTCCGCAGCCGCCCGACACCCGCGTCGGCTATGCCGTCGTTGGGTTAGGGCACTTAACGCTGGAAGAAATTCTGCCGGCTTTTGGTCAGTGTCAGAAGTCGAAGCTGGTTGCCCTGGTGAGTGGGAGTCCCCAGAAAATGCAGAAAGTGGCGCAGCAGTACGGCGTTAAACCGCAGAACTGCTACAGCTATGAAACCTACGACAATCTGAAAAATAACCCGGAAGTACAGGTCATTTATATTGTGTTGCCCAACGCCATGCATGCTGAATACACCATCCGTGGGGCTCAGGCGGGTAAACATATCCTGTGCGAGAAGCCAATGGCAACCTCCTCCGCCGATTGTCAGGCTATGATCGATGCCTGTAACAAAGCCAATCGTAAACTGATGGTGGCTTACCGGATCCAATACCAGCCTCATAATCGGTACGTACGCGAACAGGTCCGGCAGAAAGTGTACGGTGCCCCCAAGTTTCTGGAGCTGTTCAATACGCAGGTGGAAGCAAATCCGCAGCACTGGCGCCACATCAGAGCCCTGGCGGGCGGGGGTGCCCTGCCCGATATTGGTTTGTATTGCCTGAATACGGCCCGGTTTATTTTAGGGGAAGAGCCAAACGAAGTGTTTGCCTATCAGTACAGCACACCGGGCAACCCCTTGTTTCGGGAGGTAGAGGAAATGGTATCCTGGCAGATGAAGTTCCCCAGCGGTATTATTGCCAATTGTGGTACCCACTACTTCGCCCACGAATCCCGGCGCTACCGGGTGATGTCGGAGCGGGGCTGGCATAACATCGAAAATGCCTTTGCCTACAATGGACAGCAGTTGCAGGTCGCCTATGCCGAAGGGCAAATCGAGCATCGGGACGAGCGGGAAATACCGGAGAAAGATCAGTTTGCGACCGAAATGGACCACTTCTCCGACTGCGTGCAGCAGGACAAGAAGCCATTTACCCCCGGCGAAGAAGGGTTACAGGATCAAAAAATTATGGAAGCCATCTACCAGTCGGCGCAGGAAAAACGACCGGTTTCGCTACCAACGGTTACAAAGATCGACGCTTTTCGGGGCCCTGAGCCACAATTGACGTAA
- a CDS encoding peroxidase family protein: MEPSTTSTAAGMSAELQNLKLNFRLDDGSVQQITLADAEKQPLMALGRHHGLIRDISRVNANDLITRLRIRDTFTYMFKHGATERLAFTPVNEQTMKDLGKSMLDLTLTGNLSDPKVNDSIVDSGYTYFGQFLDHDITRDDTSTLTELQDATKISNLRTPNFDLDSVYGRGPTLSSHLYAGIKLKTGPIKTGGINGSGMITDIPRDQDGLAPLIGDNRNDENLIVQQMHLGFLCYHNAVVDALKLESPGLSDADLFAIAQREVRRHYQWATLNDFLRTICGEVTVDDILQNGLKFFKNPLNPFTGAIRMPVEFSVGAYRFGHSMIRDTYNFNNNFPNELFFNAFLFTGQGGQTSLSGNAHAFWRLNWTRFFSTDTHQAENKGRKIDTRVALHMGKLPGVPNPDTNFMAMLSSRNLLRGLALGVPTGQSVAQQMGITSLTEAQLKSNPFENTLFVPIFTGPLLSVAPKKLTSPTDPKKTIQTGTFPLLRPGFRKITIPATPEQKALHDKTVAILSANNSALCKQTPLWYYILKEAEVLEKGNRLGPVGGRIVAEVFIRMLKENSDSILNNPTWTPRFGSKNGQLRIIDILTFAGRVPVQDLPPVNN, translated from the coding sequence ATGGAGCCCTCCACGACGTCGACAGCCGCAGGCATGTCTGCCGAGCTGCAAAATCTCAAACTAAACTTTAGACTGGATGATGGTTCGGTGCAGCAGATTACGCTGGCCGATGCCGAAAAGCAGCCCCTCATGGCGCTGGGCCGTCATCATGGATTAATTCGTGACATTTCACGTGTTAATGCCAATGACCTAATTACACGTCTCCGTATTCGGGACACATTCACCTACATGTTCAAGCACGGTGCTACCGAACGGCTGGCGTTTACGCCGGTGAACGAACAAACCATGAAAGATCTTGGCAAATCCATGCTCGATCTGACATTGACAGGTAACTTATCTGACCCAAAAGTCAACGACTCGATTGTTGATTCGGGCTACACGTATTTTGGACAGTTTCTGGACCATGACATTACGCGGGATGATACGTCAACGCTGACTGAACTACAGGACGCTACTAAAATCAGTAATCTGCGCACCCCCAATTTTGATCTGGATTCGGTTTACGGGCGGGGTCCGACATTGAGCTCTCACCTGTATGCCGGAATCAAATTAAAAACTGGACCGATAAAGACGGGGGGCATTAATGGGTCAGGGATGATTACTGACATTCCCCGTGATCAGGACGGTCTGGCTCCCCTTATTGGCGATAATCGGAACGACGAAAATTTGATCGTTCAGCAAATGCATCTGGGATTCCTCTGCTACCACAATGCCGTTGTGGATGCGCTTAAGCTGGAAAGCCCTGGTCTATCGGATGCTGACCTGTTTGCCATTGCCCAGCGTGAAGTCCGGCGTCACTACCAGTGGGCTACACTAAACGATTTCCTTCGGACAATCTGTGGGGAAGTTACGGTTGATGACATTTTACAGAATGGGTTGAAATTCTTCAAAAATCCGCTTAACCCATTTACCGGCGCAATCCGCATGCCGGTTGAGTTTTCGGTCGGGGCCTATCGGTTTGGTCACAGTATGATCCGGGATACGTATAATTTCAACAATAATTTCCCGAACGAGTTATTTTTTAACGCCTTTCTGTTCACAGGACAGGGCGGCCAGACCAGTCTTTCGGGAAACGCTCACGCTTTTTGGCGTTTAAACTGGACTCGTTTCTTCTCAACGGATACCCATCAGGCAGAAAATAAAGGCCGGAAGATTGATACGCGGGTGGCGCTCCATATGGGTAAACTACCCGGCGTTCCCAACCCCGACACGAACTTTATGGCGATGCTCTCCTCCCGGAATCTGTTGAGAGGCCTGGCCCTGGGGGTGCCAACGGGGCAGTCGGTTGCGCAACAGATGGGCATTACGTCCCTGACCGAAGCGCAATTAAAATCGAATCCGTTTGAAAATACCTTGTTTGTACCAATTTTCACTGGTCCACTTCTGTCGGTTGCTCCGAAAAAATTGACTTCTCCTACTGATCCGAAGAAAACTATTCAAACAGGCACGTTCCCTTTGCTACGCCCCGGATTCAGAAAAATCACCATCCCGGCTACACCCGAGCAAAAAGCGTTGCATGACAAGACCGTGGCTATTCTATCGGCGAACAACAGCGCACTCTGCAAGCAAACACCCCTATGGTATTACATTCTGAAAGAAGCCGAAGTATTGGAAAAGGGGAATCGGCTGGGCCCGGTCGGCGGTCGAATTGTCGCTGAAGTGTTCATCCGGATGCTGAAAGAGAATTCCGACTCGATCCTAAACAATCCGACCTGGACTCCTCGGTTTGGGTCTAAAAATGGGCAATTGAGGATTATAGATATTCTGACGTTTGCGGGTCGGGTACCCGTTCAGGACTTACCCCCTGTTAATAACTGA
- a CDS encoding NAD(P)H-dependent flavin oxidoreductase, whose protein sequence is MKLTTQLAIAYPILQGPMLGVTTPAMVAAVANAGGLGSLPVGGLSPEKTHELILATKSKTDKPFAVNLFAHETSVSTSQADIDTMLNLLEAIYEDYGIPFSRPALTEFNFYSYQDQIEVLLHEQIPIVSFTFGLLEPAVVDQLKQQGSTLIGTATCVREAILLEESGVDIVVAQGVEAGGHRGTFLTDGPLPQVGSLSLLPQIVDAVSLPVIAAGGLFDARTVKAAFVLGAEGVQLGSFFLASDESAASEAYKTAVLSASDTSTALTRAFSGRWARGITNRFMEQVEQATLTIPYYTYQNSLTAGLRAYAQQNNIPELISLWAGQSASNSRRGKASDLLRSLIEQLDFDQEPV, encoded by the coding sequence TTGAAACTAACCACGCAATTGGCTATTGCCTACCCCATCCTACAAGGCCCGATGCTGGGCGTAACGACACCGGCTATGGTGGCTGCCGTAGCTAACGCCGGCGGGCTGGGTTCACTGCCGGTTGGTGGGCTATCGCCCGAAAAAACGCACGAGCTTATTCTGGCCACCAAAAGCAAAACAGACAAACCGTTTGCCGTCAACCTCTTTGCTCACGAAACATCGGTTTCTACCAGTCAGGCTGATATAGACACTATGCTGAACCTGCTGGAAGCGATTTACGAGGACTATGGTATTCCCTTTTCGCGACCCGCACTAACTGAATTTAACTTTTACAGCTACCAGGATCAGATCGAGGTACTTCTGCACGAACAGATTCCAATCGTAAGTTTCACATTTGGTCTGCTGGAGCCCGCTGTCGTTGACCAGCTTAAGCAGCAGGGCAGCACGCTAATCGGAACAGCAACCTGTGTTCGGGAGGCCATCTTACTGGAAGAATCGGGCGTCGATATCGTAGTCGCTCAGGGTGTAGAAGCTGGCGGCCACCGGGGTACATTTCTGACCGATGGTCCCCTGCCTCAAGTAGGTTCACTGTCTTTACTCCCCCAGATCGTAGATGCAGTATCACTGCCCGTGATTGCCGCTGGCGGTTTGTTCGACGCCAGAACAGTCAAGGCTGCTTTTGTACTTGGTGCAGAGGGTGTACAATTAGGCAGCTTTTTTCTGGCTTCCGACGAAAGCGCGGCCAGCGAAGCGTATAAGACCGCCGTTCTGTCAGCCAGCGATACCTCAACAGCGTTGACCAGGGCGTTTTCCGGCCGCTGGGCCAGAGGTATTACGAATCGCTTCATGGAGCAGGTGGAGCAGGCGACTCTGACTATCCCTTATTATACGTATCAGAATAGCTTGACGGCCGGCTTACGGGCGTATGCCCAGCAAAATAATATTCCGGAACTTATCTCCCTATGGGCTGGCCAATCGGCCTCTAACAGCCGACGAGGAAAGGCCAGCGACTTGTTGCGATCGTTGATTGAGCAGCTTGATTTTGATCAGGAACCCGTCTAA